Within Mycobacterium heckeshornense, the genomic segment GCAACCGGATTTGCGGCCGCCGCAGGACTACTCGCCGTACCCAACGGCCCTGCGGCACCAAACCTGCTGCTCGCCGCGGCGGCGGCGGCCGCTGCCGCGGGGCTCGCGCTGCGGGTAACCGGATGCGGCGCCGTGGCGTTCACCGCCACCGCATGTTGCGCCATCGGCTGCGCCGTGAGCGCACTGGTGTGTGTGATCACGTCAACACCTCGGCCCGCGGTCGCAGCGGCGTCGGCCGTGGTGTCGCTGGCTTTGCTCGAGGCGTCGCCGCGGCTATCGATCGCGGTGGCGGGGTTATCGCCGCGACTGCCTTCACGCGACGACGCTGCCACCGGCACGCTGCCGGATCGACTGTCGGACAGGGCGATTCGCGCCGACGACTGGTTGACCAGCCTGGTCGCCGCGTCGTCGGTGTCGGCGGCGGCGGGTGCGGTGATCGGCGTACACGAGGTCGGCGAAATGCCCATCGCTCGCATCACGTTCGCCGTGCTCACCGCAGCGGCGCTGCTCTCACGGGCCCGCTCCGACGTCGACCTGGTCCGAACCCTGATGCTCGTCGTGAGTGGAACTGTGGCGCTCACCGCAGCTTTCGTTGCTGCCGCCGCTGCCGTACCGCGGCTGGAATGGATCACCGCAACCGCAGCGGTGCTGGTCGCCGCCGCGCTGTACCTCGGATTCGTCGCGCCGTCAGTTACACCCTCACCCGTCGCGCGGCGCAGCGTCGAAGTGCTGGAGTACCTCGCGCTAGC encodes:
- the eccD gene encoding type VII secretion integral membrane protein EccD gives rise to the protein MSEASLCRVSVHVDGVDVDLALPAAQPIATLIPPIVDMVATPDGRHDPTTAVRYQLSRVGGPVMSSSKTLAQYGIRDGTALVLTRSAAELPPPRFDDAAEAAACTLAETGRSWTRQASRLTAALTAGWLAAIGALALVRAAFTANDAQRSLVAAGVAVLVSCAALLAAAIANRVYRDRIAALTLGLIATGFAAAAGLLAVPNGPAAPNLLLAAAAAAAAAGLALRVTGCGAVAFTATACCAIGCAVSALVCVITSTPRPAVAAASAVVSLALLEASPRLSIAVAGLSPRLPSRDDAATGTLPDRLSDRAIRADDWLTSLVAASSVSAAAGAVIGVHEVGEMPIARITFAVLTAAALLSRARSDVDLVRTLMLVVSGTVALTAAFVAAAAAVPRLEWITATAAVLVAAALYLGFVAPSVTPSPVARRSVEVLEYLALAAIVPLACWLCGLYSAVRGLSLR